A region from the Malus domestica chromosome 07, GDT2T_hap1 genome encodes:
- the LOC139197790 gene encoding uncharacterized protein, protein MRERYHRANCKALRRNSDDTSMIIKWHPSDQGYVKLNFDGSLARDETAVEFVLRNHNGYLIESGALNLDSATILEVEAKALREGLLFAQRKGYTKIMVEGDSKLVIQSMLNRGATLWNLIPIIEDIKWTVTKFACID, encoded by the coding sequence ATGCGTGAACGATATCATAGAGCCAATTGTAAAGCTTTAAGAAGGAATAGTGATGATACTTCCATGATTATTAAATGGCATCCTTCAGATCAGGGTTATGTTAAGCTAAATTTTGACGGTTCGTTGGCTAGGGACGAGACGGCGGTGGAATTTGTCTTAAGGAATCATAATGGGTATCTTATTGAAAGTGGAGCTTTAAATCTTGACAGTGCCACTATTTTAGAAGTGGAGGCTAAGGCTCTTAGAGAGGGCCTTCTTTTTGCTCAGAGAAAGGGCTATACAAAGATTATGGTTGAAGGTGACTCTAAGTTGGTTATTCAGTCAATGTTGAATCGGGGCGCGACGCTGTGGAATCTGATTCCTATTATTGAAGATATCAAGTGGACTGTGACCAAATTTGCTTGCATCGACTAG
- the LOC103428522 gene encoding BAG family molecular chaperone regulator 5, mitochondrial-like, whose protein sequence is MTIGMGLAKDDETLSQLQTPPATTEIPIQSSNAPIPITLHLPQSTAAIKIQSAYRAHLICTHFKTIAAVHSEADEFQRLIQRQETVDSVRTSEREKLRMNESLMRLLLKLDSDPAVREARRKVSRRIVGLQKIVDAIVSEDMDGFWGGRDGGFGRNWDDVLAEMKEEACRDKGGEEMERFCAQYMGFF, encoded by the exons ATGACAATTGGCATG GGCTTAGCCAAAGATGATGAAACCCTCTCGCAGTTGCAGACCCCTCCCGCCACCACCGAAATTCCCATTCAGTCCTCGAACGCCCCAATTCCCATCACCCTTCACTTACCGCAATCCACCGCAGCCATCAAAATTCAATCGGCCTACCGGGCCCACCTCATCTGCACCCACTTCAAAACAATCGCAGCCGTTCACTCCGAGGCCGATGAGTTCCAGCGCCTGATCCAACGGCAAGAAACTGTTGATTCCGTCAGGACAAGCGAGCGCGAGAAGCTGAGGATGAACGAGTCCTTGATGCGGCTGCTGCTGAAGCTGGACTCGGACCCCGCAGTGAGGGAAGCGAGGAGAAAGGTGAGCCGTCGGATCGTGGGGCTGCAGAAGATCGTGGACGCAATCGTATCGGAAGACATGGATGGCTTCTGGGGTGGCAGAGACGGTGGGTTTGGGAGGAACTGGGACGACGTCCTTGCGGAGATGAAGGAGGAGGCGTGCAGGGACAAAGGAGGGGAAGAGATGGAGAGGTTTTGCGCTCAGTATATGGggtttttctag
- the LOC103428521 gene encoding large ribosomal subunit protein eL36x-like, translating to MAPAAPKSGIFVGLNKGHIVTKRELPPRPSDRKGKTSKRVHFVRNLIREVAGFAPYEKRITELLKVGKDKRALKVAKRKLGTHKRAKKKREEMSNVLRKMRSGGDKK from the exons ATGGCTCCCGCCGCCCCCAAGAGTGGGATCTTCGTCGGCCTCAACAAGGGCCACATCGTCACCAAGCGTGAATTGCCTCCTCGCCCATCTGACCGCAAGGGG AAAACTAGCAAGAGGGTGCACTTTGTGAGGAATTTGATCAGGGAAGTTGCGGGGTTTGCTCCCTATGAGAAGAGGATTACCGAGCTTTTGAAGGTCGGGAAGGACAAGCGTGCTCTTAAGGTGGCCAAGCGAAAGTTGGGTACCCACAAGAGGgccaagaagaagagagaggagaTGTCCAACGTTCTCCGCAAGATGAG GTCTGGTGGTGATAAGAAGTGA